One genomic window of Glycine max cultivar Williams 82 chromosome 16, Glycine_max_v4.0, whole genome shotgun sequence includes the following:
- the LOC100815819 gene encoding uncharacterized protein isoform X1 codes for MEQQDMADTTTLSYWLNWRFYLCAVCVLLSIVLSFLVIWKDKGSRKFRSGKGENQEDGTLSGDEAWKPFLKEIHPVCLLAFRVIAFSSLLASLVAKIHINGRAIFFYYTQWTFTLVTIYFGFASTLSAYGCYRHNKSSTINNVNVARIDVEQGPYMPFLHQDTSNLSRMEHLADPLAEIQKNQVAPIWSYILQILFQMNAGAVMLTDCIYWLIIFPFLTLRDYDFNFMTVNMHTLNVVFLLGDAALNCLKIHWFGMSFFVLWTSLYVIFQWTIHAFIWIWWPYPFLDVSLPSSPLWYLLVALLHIPCYGLFKLIVDVKYYFLSKWFPSSCQS; via the exons ATGGAACAGCAGGATATGGCTGATACAACCACCCTTAGTTATTGGTTAAATTGGAGGTTCTATCTGTGTGCAGTTTGTGTTTTGCTGTCTATTGTCCTTTCATTTCTTGTAATATGGAAGGATAAGGGTTCAAGGAAATTCAGATCTGGAAAAGGAGAAAATCAGGAAGATGGGACTTTGTCTGGTGATGAAGCATGGAAACCATTCCTTAAAGAAATTCACCCAGTTTGTTTGCTAGCTTTTCGTGttattgcattctcttccctgTTGGCATCTCTAGTTGCCAAAATTCATATTAATGGCAGagccatatttttttattacactcA GTGGACCTTCACTCTGGTTACAATTTATTTTGGG TTTGCATCTACGCTATCAGCGTATGGGTGTTATCGGCATAACAAATCAAGCACCATCAATAATGTTAATGTTGCTAGAATAGATGTAGAGCAAGGGCCATACATGCCTTTCTTACACCAAGATACATCCAACCTGTCTAGAATGGAACACCTTGCTGATCCCCTTGCCGAAATACAGAAGAATCAAGTTGCACCCATCTGGAGTTATATTCTTCAAATTTTATTCCAG ATGAATGCAGGGGCAGTGATGCTTACAGATTGCATTTATTGGCTCATTATATTTCCATTTCTTACTCTGAGGGATTATGATTTTAACTTT ATGACAGTGAACATGCATACTCTAAATGTTGTTTTCCTCCTTGGAGATGCAGCTCTAAATTGTCTG AAAATACACTGGTTTGGAATGTCTTTCTTTGTGTTATGGACAAGTTTATATGTCATTTTTCAGTGGACTATTCATGCTTTCATCTGGATTTG GTGGCCATACCCATTCCTTGATGTGTCATTGCCCTCCTCTCCATTATG GTACTTGTTGGTTGCATTGTTACATATTCCATGTTATGGCCTGTTTAAACTGATTGTGGATGTGAAATATTATTTCTTGTCGAAATGGTTCCCTTCCTCTTGTCAGTCCTAA
- the LOC100305517 gene encoding Glutaredoxin-like, translated as MALPKAKEIVSSNSVVVFSKTYCPFCVDVKKLFGDLGANYKAIELDTESDGKELQAALVEWTDQRTVPNVFIGGNHIGGCDSTTALHTQGKLVPLLISAGAVAKSTA; from the exons ATGGCTCTGCCCAAAGCTAAGGAGATCGTGTCGTCCAATTCCGTCGTCGTTTTCAG CAAAACCTATTGCCCTTTCTGCGTCGATGTGAAGAAGCTCTTCGGTGACCTCGGTGCCAATTACAAGGCCATCGAACTCGACACTGAAT CCGATGGAAAAGAGCTCCAAGCAGCATTAGTTGAGTGGACGGACCAGCGAACCGTGCCTAATGTGTTTATTGGTGGAAACCACATTGGTGGCTGTGACT CAACAACTGCCCTGCACACTCAGGGGAAGCTGGTTCCTCTGCTGATATCTGCTGGAGCTGTTGCCAAATCAACTGCTTAA
- the LOC100815819 gene encoding uncharacterized protein isoform X2 translates to MEQQDMADTTTLSYWLNWRFYLCAVCVLLSIVLSFLVIWKDKGSRKFRSGKGENQEDGTLSGDEAWKPFLKEIHPVCLLAFRVIAFSSLLASLVAKIHINGRAIFFYYTQWTFTLVTIYFGFASTLSAYGCYRHNKSSTINNVNVARIDVEQGPYMPFLHQDTSNLSRMEHLADPLAEIQKNQVAPIWSYILQILFQMNAGAVMLTDCIYWLIIFPFLTLRDYDFNFMTVNMHTLNVVFLLGDAALNCLWTIHAFIWIWWPYPFLDVSLPSSPLWYLLVALLHIPCYGLFKLIVDVKYYFLSKWFPSSCQS, encoded by the exons ATGGAACAGCAGGATATGGCTGATACAACCACCCTTAGTTATTGGTTAAATTGGAGGTTCTATCTGTGTGCAGTTTGTGTTTTGCTGTCTATTGTCCTTTCATTTCTTGTAATATGGAAGGATAAGGGTTCAAGGAAATTCAGATCTGGAAAAGGAGAAAATCAGGAAGATGGGACTTTGTCTGGTGATGAAGCATGGAAACCATTCCTTAAAGAAATTCACCCAGTTTGTTTGCTAGCTTTTCGTGttattgcattctcttccctgTTGGCATCTCTAGTTGCCAAAATTCATATTAATGGCAGagccatatttttttattacactcA GTGGACCTTCACTCTGGTTACAATTTATTTTGGG TTTGCATCTACGCTATCAGCGTATGGGTGTTATCGGCATAACAAATCAAGCACCATCAATAATGTTAATGTTGCTAGAATAGATGTAGAGCAAGGGCCATACATGCCTTTCTTACACCAAGATACATCCAACCTGTCTAGAATGGAACACCTTGCTGATCCCCTTGCCGAAATACAGAAGAATCAAGTTGCACCCATCTGGAGTTATATTCTTCAAATTTTATTCCAG ATGAATGCAGGGGCAGTGATGCTTACAGATTGCATTTATTGGCTCATTATATTTCCATTTCTTACTCTGAGGGATTATGATTTTAACTTT ATGACAGTGAACATGCATACTCTAAATGTTGTTTTCCTCCTTGGAGATGCAGCTCTAAATTGTCTG TGGACTATTCATGCTTTCATCTGGATTTG GTGGCCATACCCATTCCTTGATGTGTCATTGCCCTCCTCTCCATTATG GTACTTGTTGGTTGCATTGTTACATATTCCATGTTATGGCCTGTTTAAACTGATTGTGGATGTGAAATATTATTTCTTGTCGAAATGGTTCCCTTCCTCTTGTCAGTCCTAA